From a region of the Neisseria subflava genome:
- a CDS encoding IscS subfamily cysteine desulfurase: protein MTVKTPVYLDYAATTPVDRRVAEKMIPYLSDIFGNPASNSHSFGWEAEEAVEKARADIAALINADSKEIVFTSGATESNNLAIKGAAHFYKSKGNHLITVKTEHKAVLDTMRELERQGYEVTYLDVQENGLVDLDVLKAAIREDTILISVMWVNNEIGVVQDIPAIGEICRERKIIFHVDAAQACGKVPVDVEAAKVDLLSMSGHKVYGPKGIGALYVRRKPRVRLEAQMHGGGHERGFRSGTLPTHQIVGMGEAFRIAKEELAQDTAHYLKLRDIFLKGIEGIEEVYINGDLEHRAPNNLNVSFNFVEGESLIMAVKELAVSSGSACTSASLEPSYVLRALGRNDELAHSSLRITFGRMTTEEEVQFAAELIKSKIGKLRELSPLWEMFKEGIDLNSIEWAAH, encoded by the coding sequence ATGACCGTCAAAACCCCCGTATACCTCGACTACGCCGCCACCACTCCCGTTGACCGCCGCGTTGCCGAAAAAATGATTCCCTACCTGTCCGATATTTTCGGCAACCCAGCCTCCAACAGCCATAGCTTCGGTTGGGAAGCAGAAGAAGCCGTAGAAAAAGCACGTGCAGACATCGCAGCCCTGATTAACGCCGACTCTAAAGAAATTGTTTTCACCAGCGGCGCAACCGAGTCCAACAACCTCGCCATCAAAGGCGCGGCCCACTTCTACAAATCCAAAGGCAACCACCTCATCACCGTAAAAACCGAGCACAAAGCCGTACTCGACACCATGCGCGAACTCGAACGCCAAGGTTATGAAGTGACTTATCTGGACGTACAAGAAAACGGTTTGGTTGATTTAGACGTACTGAAAGCCGCCATCCGCGAAGACACCATCCTCATTTCCGTAATGTGGGTAAACAACGAAATCGGCGTGGTTCAAGATATTCCTGCCATCGGAGAAATCTGCCGCGAACGTAAAATTATTTTCCACGTTGACGCAGCACAAGCATGCGGCAAAGTACCTGTCGACGTTGAAGCCGCCAAAGTTGATTTGTTGTCCATGTCCGGCCACAAAGTATACGGCCCTAAAGGCATCGGCGCCCTGTATGTACGCCGTAAACCACGCGTCCGCCTCGAAGCCCAAATGCACGGCGGCGGCCACGAGCGCGGTTTCCGTTCCGGCACATTGCCGACCCACCAAATTGTCGGTATGGGCGAAGCCTTCCGCATTGCCAAAGAAGAATTGGCACAAGATACTGCGCACTACTTGAAACTGCGCGATATCTTCCTCAAAGGTATCGAAGGCATCGAAGAAGTCTACATCAACGGCGACCTCGAACACCGCGCTCCAAACAACCTGAACGTCAGCTTCAACTTCGTCGAAGGCGAAAGCCTGATTATGGCAGTCAAAGAACTCGCCGTATCCAGCGGCTCCGCCTGTACTTCTGCCAGCCTTGAGCCAAGCTACGTTTTACGCGCACTCGGCCGCAACGACGAATTGGCACACTCTTCCCTGCGCATCACCTTCGGCCGCATGACCACCGAAGAAGAAGTGCAATTCGCTGCAGAACTGATCAAATCCAAAATCGGCAAACTGCGCGAACTGTCGCCGCTGTGGGAAATGTTTAAAGAAGGTATCGATTTGAACTCGATTGAATGGGCGGCGCATTAA
- the iscR gene encoding Fe-S cluster assembly transcriptional regulator IscR codes for MRLTTKGRFAVTAMIDLAMNAQTGAVKLSAISERQSISLSYLEQLFSKLRRAGLVESLRGPGGGYILAAPAEQINIAQIISAAEDRLDATQCGSKANCHHGAPCLTHDLWENLNKTINDYLSGVTLQSIIEQKNCSDSSHVVTFTHIH; via the coding sequence ATGAGACTGACTACCAAAGGGCGATTTGCAGTAACCGCCATGATAGATTTGGCGATGAACGCGCAAACTGGCGCTGTCAAACTCAGTGCCATCAGCGAACGACAAAGCATATCGCTTTCCTACCTCGAACAATTATTCAGCAAACTGCGCCGTGCCGGATTGGTTGAAAGCCTACGCGGCCCCGGCGGAGGCTACATCCTTGCCGCACCCGCCGAGCAAATCAATATTGCACAAATCATCTCCGCAGCCGAAGACCGACTGGATGCCACACAATGCGGCAGCAAAGCAAACTGCCACCACGGCGCCCCCTGCCTGACCCATGACCTTTGGGAAAACTTAAACAAAACCATCAATGATTACCTCAGCGGCGTTACGCTGCAAAGCATCATTGAACAAAAAAACTGCAGCGACAGCAGTCATGTCGTTACCTTTACACACATTCATTAA
- a CDS encoding alpha-hydroxy acid oxidase yields the protein MKCDLSKITCIEDLRLVAKRKMPRMFYDYIDSGSWTETTYRENTSDFKDIRFRQKVLVDMEGRSLETKMIGQDVKMPVAIAPTGFTGMAHADGEILAARAAEKFGIPFTLSTMSICSIEDVAENTSAPFWFQLYVMRDREFMENLIKRAKDANCSALVLTADLQVLGQRHKDIKNGLSAPPKPTIANLINLATKPEWCMKMLNTERRTFRNIVGHAKNVGDLSSLSSWTSEQFDPRLSWDDVARIKDLWGGKLIIKGIMEPEDAEKAAKSGADALVVSNHGGRQLDDTVSAIKALPDVVSAVGSDIEVWMDSGIRSGQDILKAWALGAKGTMIGRAFLYGLGAYGEEGVTRALEILYKEMDISMAFTGHRNIQDVDSSILRSTRWHQDEF from the coding sequence ATGAAATGTGATTTAAGCAAAATAACCTGTATCGAAGACTTGCGCCTTGTTGCCAAACGTAAAATGCCGCGTATGTTTTATGACTATATTGACTCAGGCTCTTGGACGGAAACCACTTATCGTGAAAATACTTCGGATTTTAAAGACATCCGTTTCCGCCAAAAAGTATTGGTTGATATGGAAGGACGCAGCCTTGAGACCAAAATGATCGGTCAGGATGTGAAAATGCCGGTGGCGATTGCACCGACCGGTTTCACGGGCATGGCGCACGCCGATGGCGAAATCTTGGCAGCGCGGGCGGCGGAAAAATTCGGTATTCCGTTTACGCTTTCAACCATGTCCATTTGTTCGATTGAAGATGTGGCTGAAAACACCAGCGCGCCGTTTTGGTTTCAGCTTTATGTGATGCGCGACCGCGAGTTTATGGAGAACCTGATTAAGCGTGCGAAGGATGCTAATTGTTCGGCTTTGGTATTGACCGCCGATTTGCAGGTTTTGGGTCAGCGCCACAAAGACATTAAAAACGGCCTGTCTGCGCCGCCGAAACCGACCATCGCCAATTTAATCAATTTGGCGACCAAACCGGAATGGTGTATGAAAATGCTGAACACGGAACGCCGTACCTTCCGCAATATCGTCGGTCATGCGAAAAACGTAGGCGATTTGTCTTCGCTGTCTTCATGGACTTCCGAACAATTCGACCCGCGCCTGAGCTGGGACGATGTGGCGCGCATTAAGGATTTGTGGGGCGGCAAGCTGATTATCAAAGGCATTATGGAACCTGAAGATGCGGAAAAGGCAGCGAAAAGCGGTGCGGACGCATTGGTCGTTTCCAATCATGGCGGTCGTCAGCTTGACGATACCGTGTCTGCCATTAAAGCTTTGCCTGATGTGGTTAGCGCAGTGGGCAGCGACATCGAGGTTTGGATGGACAGCGGCATTCGCAGCGGTCAGGATATTTTGAAGGCTTGGGCTTTGGGTGCGAAAGGTACGATGATTGGTCGGGCGTTTCTGTATGGTTTGGGTGCGTATGGTGAAGAAGGCGTAACCCGTGCGCTGGAAATTCTGTATAAAGAAATGGATATTTCCATGGCGTTTACCGGTCATCGCAATATTCAAGATGTGGATTCCAGCATTTTGCGTTCTACGCGTTGGCATCAAGATGAATTTTAA
- the dsbD gene encoding protein-disulfide reductase DsbD, which produces MKKFLYFLIAFLGLSSFAFAVDANDLLPPEQAFVPQVNVTDQGVSVQFKIADGYYMYQSKIVAATDPDKVLGEPKFSKGEEKEDEFFGKQTVYHHTAQVDLPYKQAAPQYKLTLTYQGCAEAGVCYPPVDTEFDVKGNGVYQPQSDEPVSAKDRFLQPSASSDGPMPAQPSANNPDSSRFKLSWDTLNANLLAFFVAGLGLSFTACMYPLLPIVSSIVVGDKKAGKGRAFTLSMVYVQGLALTYTLVGVIAGLTGALLTVWLQQPWVVLAAAALMVVLALSMFGLFNIQLPNSVQSYFQNQSNKLSGGKIISVFIMGILSALIVGPCVAPPLAFALGYIGQTGDAVLGGLALYTLALGTGVPLIIIGTFGGHILPKAGDWMNGIKYAFGFILLAVAVYLATPHLPYFAVVGLYTLLMIVPALMLLAKSGKQKGRLKTVAAVLGFLLLIGGSWFGWQSFNKQTTALHHFLTLVPPSEAGQETDHGKMFTDVGELKAAMDAALKADPTKPVLIDFYADWCVSCKEMAAYTLNQPQVHEAVDMQRFFQIDVTANTPDHQALLKEYGLFGPPGVFVVRADGSHSEALLGFVKPDAFIEWYRKNEK; this is translated from the coding sequence ATGAAAAAATTCCTTTATTTCCTCATTGCATTTTTAGGCTTGAGCAGCTTCGCATTCGCAGTAGATGCCAATGATTTGCTGCCACCCGAGCAAGCCTTTGTGCCTCAAGTCAATGTAACTGATCAAGGCGTCAGCGTGCAGTTCAAAATCGCTGACGGCTACTATATGTACCAGTCCAAAATCGTTGCAGCGACCGATCCGGACAAAGTCTTGGGTGAACCCAAATTCAGCAAAGGCGAAGAAAAAGAAGACGAATTCTTTGGCAAACAAACGGTTTACCACCATACCGCACAGGTTGACCTGCCTTACAAACAAGCCGCGCCGCAATACAAACTGACGCTGACTTATCAAGGCTGCGCCGAAGCCGGTGTGTGTTATCCGCCGGTGGATACTGAGTTTGACGTAAAAGGCAACGGGGTTTACCAGCCGCAAAGCGATGAGCCGGTTTCTGCCAAAGACCGCTTTTTGCAACCGTCCGCCTCTTCAGACGGCCCAATGCCTGCCCAGCCTAGTGCAAACAATCCCGACAGCAGCCGCTTCAAGCTCTCTTGGGATACTTTAAACGCCAATCTGTTGGCGTTTTTTGTCGCAGGTTTGGGCTTAAGCTTTACCGCCTGTATGTATCCGCTCCTGCCGATTGTTTCCAGCATTGTCGTAGGCGATAAAAAAGCCGGCAAAGGCCGCGCGTTCACCTTGTCGATGGTGTATGTACAAGGTTTGGCATTGACCTATACCTTGGTTGGCGTGATTGCCGGTTTGACAGGCGCGCTCTTGACCGTATGGCTGCAACAGCCTTGGGTTGTGCTTGCCGCTGCCGCATTGATGGTGGTACTGGCCCTGTCTATGTTCGGCCTCTTCAATATCCAACTGCCAAACTCCGTCCAATCCTATTTCCAAAACCAAAGCAACAAACTCTCCGGCGGCAAAATCATTTCCGTTTTCATCATGGGTATTTTGTCCGCCCTGATTGTCGGCCCTTGCGTTGCGCCTCCGCTGGCATTTGCTCTGGGCTATATCGGCCAGACCGGCGATGCCGTATTGGGTGGCCTTGCGCTCTATACATTAGCACTCGGCACCGGTGTACCGCTCATCATCATCGGCACATTCGGCGGCCATATCCTGCCCAAAGCAGGCGACTGGATGAATGGCATCAAATACGCATTCGGCTTCATCTTGCTGGCCGTTGCCGTATACCTTGCCACACCGCATCTGCCTTACTTCGCAGTAGTCGGCCTCTACACCTTGCTGATGATTGTTCCCGCCCTTATGCTTTTGGCAAAATCCGGCAAACAAAAAGGCCGTCTGAAAACAGTTGCCGCCGTATTGGGCTTTTTACTGCTGATTGGCGGCTCATGGTTTGGCTGGCAAAGCTTTAATAAACAAACCACTGCCCTGCACCACTTCTTAACGTTGGTTCCGCCATCCGAAGCCGGACAAGAAACCGACCACGGCAAGATGTTTACTGATGTCGGCGAACTCAAAGCCGCTATGGATGCCGCCTTGAAAGCCGATCCAACCAAGCCCGTGTTGATTGATTTCTACGCCGACTGGTGCGTATCCTGCAAAGAAATGGCCGCCTACACGCTCAACCAACCGCAGGTACACGAAGCAGTCGATATGCAGCGCTTCTTCCAAATCGACGTGACTGCCAATACTCCCGACCATCAGGCCTTACTGAAAGAATACGGCCTCTTCGGCCCTCCGGGTGTGTTTGTTGTCCGCGCCGACGGCAGTCATAGCGAAGCCTTATTAGGCTTTGTCAAACCCGATGCCTTTATCGAATGGTATCGCAAAAACGAGAAATAG
- the folE2 gene encoding GTP cyclohydrolase FolE2, translating into MNAIADVQSSRDLRNLPINQVGIKDLRFPISLKSKEGEQSTVARLTMTVFLPADQKGTHMSRFVALMEKQTDALDFDTLHKLTADMVALLDSHSGKISVSFPFFRKKSAPVSGIQSLLDYDVTLTGEIKNGTYSHSLKVMVPVTSLCPCSKEISQYGAHNQRSHVTVSLIANADVGIEEIIDYVEAQASCQLYGLLKRPDEKYVTEKAYENPKFVEDMVRDVATVLIADKRIESFVVESENFESIHNHSAYAYIAYP; encoded by the coding sequence ATGAACGCCATTGCAGACGTGCAATCCAGCCGCGATTTACGCAACCTGCCGATTAATCAGGTCGGCATCAAAGACCTGCGCTTTCCGATTTCCCTCAAAAGCAAAGAAGGCGAACAATCCACCGTCGCCCGCCTGACCATGACGGTTTTCCTGCCTGCTGACCAAAAAGGCACGCATATGTCGCGCTTTGTCGCCCTGATGGAAAAACAAACCGATGCTTTGGATTTCGATACGCTGCACAAGCTGACTGCCGACATGGTTGCCCTGCTGGATTCGCATTCCGGCAAAATCAGCGTTTCCTTCCCGTTTTTCCGCAAGAAAAGCGCGCCGGTCTCCGGCATCCAATCGCTGCTCGACTATGATGTTACCCTGACCGGCGAAATTAAAAACGGTACATACAGCCACAGCCTGAAAGTGATGGTTCCGGTTACTTCCTTGTGTCCGTGTTCCAAAGAAATTTCCCAATACGGCGCGCACAACCAACGTTCGCATGTGACGGTCAGTCTGATTGCGAATGCGGATGTAGGCATTGAAGAAATCATCGATTACGTTGAAGCACAGGCAAGCTGCCAGCTCTACGGCTTGCTCAAACGCCCTGACGAAAAGTATGTAACGGAAAAAGCATACGAAAATCCGAAGTTTGTCGAAGACATGGTTCGTGATGTGGCCACGGTGTTAATAGCCGACAAACGCATCGAATCATTCGTCGTCGAAAGCGAAAACTTCGAATCGATACACAACCATTCCGCTTACGCTTATATCGCTTATCCTTAA
- a CDS encoding trans-sulfuration enzyme family protein gives MKFATKAIHSSYDCDEHNRALMPPIYQNSMFALHEIGEQVPYRYSRLSNPTRQVLEDTVADLEHGAAGFAFSSGMAGIDAVWRTFLQPGDTIVAVADIYGGAYDLLVDVYQKWGVNVVFADLSNPDNLDELLKAHNVKLVWLETPSNPLLRLVDIKALAEKAKAAGALVGIDNTFATPYLQQPLDMGCDFVFHSATKYLCGHSDVLMGIVVAKTKELAQPLHDMMVHTGAIAGPMDCWLVLRGIKTLALRMNAHCQNALEIARRLEAHPAIEKVFYPGLPSHEHYELAQAQMPKGIGGVVTVYLKNDTREAANSVIKNMKLVKMASSLGGVESLVNHCYSQSHSGVPHDVKMEMGIKVGLLRFSVGIEDVDDIWNDISKALDTTL, from the coding sequence ATGAAATTCGCCACGAAAGCCATCCATTCCAGCTACGATTGCGACGAACACAACCGCGCGCTGATGCCGCCGATTTATCAAAACAGTATGTTTGCGCTGCACGAAATCGGCGAGCAGGTTCCTTACCGCTATTCGCGCCTGAGCAACCCGACCCGCCAAGTCTTGGAAGATACCGTTGCCGATTTGGAGCACGGTGCGGCCGGTTTTGCGTTTTCCAGCGGTATGGCGGGGATTGATGCCGTGTGGCGCACATTCTTGCAACCTGGCGATACCATTGTTGCCGTCGCCGATATTTACGGCGGCGCTTATGATTTATTGGTTGATGTTTATCAAAAATGGGGGGTGAACGTTGTTTTTGCCGATTTGAGCAATCCCGACAATTTGGACGAGCTGCTCAAAGCGCACAATGTCAAACTGGTTTGGCTGGAAACGCCGTCCAATCCGCTTTTGCGCTTGGTAGACATCAAAGCGCTTGCCGAAAAAGCCAAAGCGGCCGGTGCGCTGGTCGGCATCGACAACACCTTTGCCACGCCGTATCTGCAACAGCCGTTGGATATGGGTTGCGATTTTGTGTTCCATTCTGCTACCAAATATTTGTGCGGCCATTCCGACGTATTGATGGGCATTGTTGTAGCCAAAACCAAAGAGCTGGCACAGCCTTTGCACGACATGATGGTGCATACAGGCGCGATTGCAGGTCCGATGGACTGCTGGCTGGTGTTGCGCGGCATCAAAACGCTGGCTCTGCGTATGAACGCCCATTGCCAAAACGCACTCGAAATCGCGCGCCGTTTGGAAGCTCATCCTGCCATTGAAAAAGTGTTCTATCCCGGCCTGCCGTCGCACGAACATTACGAACTTGCCCAAGCACAAATGCCCAAAGGCATTGGCGGCGTGGTTACGGTTTATCTCAAAAACGACACGCGTGAAGCGGCAAACAGCGTGATTAAAAACATGAAACTGGTCAAAATGGCTTCCAGCCTCGGCGGCGTGGAAAGTTTGGTCAACCATTGCTATTCCCAATCCCACAGCGGCGTGCCGCATGATGTGAAAATGGAAATGGGCATCAAAGTCGGCCTGCTGCGTTTCTCTGTCGGTATTGAAGATGTGGACGATATTTGGAACGATATTTCCAAAGCATTGGATACGACTTTGTAA
- a CDS encoding META domain-containing protein encodes MKTLFGALMSMVVLAACTSPSASQAEQTSKAQVQTQQTAQPTLAAKWRVVAFNKFTEKDLAGTDAYLDLSEMPKAYGKMGCNGMMFQANTIGSDKIDFGHIAVSMMLCEDMKLEDAFLRKQSVWNYRFDGNDLILEQKGISIRLRRE; translated from the coding sequence ATGAAAACATTATTCGGTGCATTGATGAGTATGGTAGTTTTGGCAGCTTGTACATCTCCTTCAGCGTCTCAGGCTGAACAAACCTCTAAAGCGCAGGTACAAACTCAGCAAACGGCTCAGCCTACTTTAGCCGCCAAATGGCGTGTTGTCGCTTTCAATAAATTCACCGAAAAAGATTTAGCCGGTACTGATGCCTATCTGGATTTAAGCGAGATGCCTAAGGCGTATGGCAAGATGGGTTGCAACGGTATGATGTTCCAAGCCAATACGATTGGTTCGGACAAAATTGATTTTGGCCATATTGCGGTAAGCATGATGCTGTGTGAAGACATGAAGCTGGAAGATGCGTTTTTGCGCAAACAAAGTGTATGGAACTATCGTTTTGACGGTAACGATTTGATTTTGGAACAAAAAGGCATCAGTATCCGTTTGCGCCGTGAATAA
- a CDS encoding ferredoxin--NADP reductase, with product MAASPEAKFTEEKVLWIKHHTPKLMTFAISRPESYRFSAGQFSRLGFRDGEGFIWRAYSVVSAEYADTLEYFAVLIEGGPMSARFAAMKEGDTILLDKTATGFLLPERFPDGKDLVMLCTGSGIAPFLSIIEQPEIWQRFDRLVLAHSVSYADELIFNQRLADLKEHPLIEEYFHKFTFVPVTTREETEGALSGKRIPELLKNGGLEAKIGFKFTKADTRFMVCGNPAMVKDTFQALMDLGYAMHRNRIPGEIMMENGF from the coding sequence ATGGCAGCTTCTCCAGAAGCCAAGTTTACCGAAGAAAAAGTCTTGTGGATCAAACACCATACGCCTAAGCTGATGACTTTTGCCATCAGCCGCCCTGAATCCTACCGTTTTTCGGCAGGGCAGTTTTCGCGGCTCGGGTTTCGCGACGGCGAGGGCTTTATTTGGCGCGCGTATTCTGTCGTTTCTGCCGAATACGCCGATACGCTTGAGTATTTCGCGGTGTTAATCGAAGGCGGCCCGATGTCGGCGCGTTTTGCTGCAATGAAAGAGGGCGATACCATTTTGCTGGATAAAACGGCTACCGGTTTCCTCTTGCCCGAGCGTTTCCCCGACGGCAAAGATTTGGTCATGCTCTGCACGGGTTCCGGCATTGCGCCTTTCCTCTCCATTATCGAGCAACCTGAAATCTGGCAGCGTTTCGACCGTTTGGTCTTGGCGCATTCCGTCTCTTATGCCGACGAATTGATTTTCAACCAACGCCTTGCCGATTTGAAAGAGCATCCGCTGATTGAAGAATATTTCCATAAATTCACTTTTGTTCCGGTTACCACGCGTGAGGAAACGGAAGGCGCATTGAGCGGCAAGCGGATTCCCGAATTGTTGAAGAATGGCGGTTTGGAAGCAAAAATCGGCTTTAAGTTTACCAAGGCCGATACGCGCTTTATGGTTTGCGGCAATCCGGCAATGGTCAAAGACACTTTCCAAGCCCTGATGGATTTGGGCTATGCCATGCACCGCAACCGCATCCCCGGCGAAATCATGATGGAAAATGGTTTTTAA
- a CDS encoding adenosine deaminase: protein MNIKQLIQALPKAELHVHIEGTFEPELMFEIAKRNHIAIPYENVDAVRQAYDFHNLQSFLDIYYAGAGVLLHEADFYDLTRAYLERCREDNVVHTEIFFDPQTHTARGVAFETVINGIVRACREAGQQWGISTRLVMCFLRHLSEESAFETLNQALPYKEHIIGVGLDSSELGHPPSKFERVFAQARAEGLLTVAHAGEEGPPEYVYEALDLLHVRRIDHGVRAEEDEALMTRLIKEQMPLTVCPLSNLKLQVFPEMVKHNLRRMLQRGVLVTVNSDDPAYFGGYMNRNFVALAEALDLSAEEIKTLCANSFRASFLSEAEKEEWIRKIEGFDVES, encoded by the coding sequence ATGAATATCAAACAATTGATCCAAGCCTTGCCCAAAGCCGAGCTGCACGTCCATATCGAAGGGACGTTCGAGCCGGAATTGATGTTTGAAATCGCCAAGCGCAACCACATAGCGATTCCTTATGAAAATGTCGATGCGGTACGGCAGGCTTATGATTTTCACAATTTGCAGTCGTTTTTGGATATTTATTATGCCGGTGCCGGCGTATTGCTGCACGAAGCGGATTTTTACGATTTGACCCGCGCGTATCTTGAGCGTTGCCGCGAAGACAATGTCGTGCATACGGAAATATTTTTCGATCCGCAAACCCATACTGCGCGAGGCGTGGCGTTTGAAACCGTGATTAACGGCATTGTCCGCGCCTGCCGTGAAGCCGGGCAGCAATGGGGTATAAGTACGCGTTTGGTTATGTGTTTCCTGCGGCATTTGTCGGAAGAAAGCGCATTTGAAACCTTAAATCAGGCTTTGCCTTATAAAGAACACATCATCGGCGTAGGCTTGGATTCGAGCGAGTTGGGGCATCCGCCGTCCAAGTTCGAGCGCGTGTTTGCGCAGGCGCGGGCGGAGGGTTTGTTGACGGTAGCGCATGCCGGAGAAGAAGGCCCGCCGGAATATGTTTACGAGGCTTTGGACTTGCTGCATGTCCGCCGTATTGATCATGGCGTACGGGCAGAAGAAGACGAGGCATTGATGACGCGTTTGATTAAAGAACAAATGCCGTTGACCGTTTGCCCGTTGAGCAATTTGAAATTACAAGTATTTCCCGAGATGGTAAAACACAATTTGCGCCGTATGTTGCAACGCGGCGTGTTGGTAACCGTCAATTCCGATGATCCGGCGTATTTCGGCGGCTATATGAACCGAAATTTTGTAGCGCTTGCCGAGGCTTTGGATTTGAGTGCGGAAGAAATCAAAACCTTGTGCGCCAATTCGTTCCGCGCTTCGTTTTTGAGCGAGGCGGAAAAGGAAGAATGGATACGGAAGATTGAAGGTTTTGATGTTGAATCATGA
- the bioB gene encoding biotin synthase BioB → MTVSPVALRRQTERKPHPTARYWKKCDVEALFGLPFLDLVFQAAEIHRQNFNPREIQLSTLLSIKTGGCPEDCAYCPQSAHHNTNLGKEQMMDVDEIVEKAKIAQSRGASRFCMGAAWRGPKPKDVAVVSEIISAVKSLGMEVCGTFGMLEDGMAEDFKKAGLDYYNHNLDTDPDRYNDIIHTRKHEDRMDTLGKVRNAGLKICCGGIVGMNETRAERAGLIASLANLDPQPESVPINQLVKVEGTPLADAEDLDWTEFVRTIAVARITMPHSYVRLSAGRSNMPESMQAMCFMAGANSIFYGDKLLTTGNPDEDGDRLLMEKLNLYPLRFELEEEYKAAQETPKIKVDY, encoded by the coding sequence ATGACCGTATCTCCCGTAGCCTTGCGCCGTCAAACCGAGCGCAAGCCGCATCCGACTGCGCGTTATTGGAAAAAATGCGATGTCGAGGCTTTATTCGGACTGCCTTTCCTCGACCTCGTTTTCCAAGCCGCCGAAATCCACCGCCAAAACTTCAATCCGCGCGAAATCCAACTTTCCACCCTGCTCTCCATCAAAACCGGCGGCTGCCCCGAAGACTGCGCCTACTGCCCGCAATCGGCACACCACAACACCAATCTGGGCAAAGAGCAGATGATGGATGTGGACGAAATCGTCGAAAAAGCCAAAATTGCCCAATCGCGCGGCGCCAGCCGTTTCTGCATGGGCGCGGCATGGCGCGGCCCTAAGCCTAAAGACGTGGCTGTCGTTTCCGAAATCATTAGCGCGGTGAAAAGCTTGGGCATGGAAGTGTGCGGCACCTTCGGCATGCTCGAAGACGGCATGGCGGAAGACTTCAAAAAAGCCGGTCTGGACTACTACAACCACAACCTCGACACCGACCCCGACCGCTACAACGACATCATCCACACCCGCAAACATGAAGACCGCATGGATACTTTGGGCAAAGTCCGCAATGCCGGTTTGAAAATCTGCTGCGGCGGCATCGTCGGCATGAACGAAACCCGCGCCGAACGCGCAGGCCTGATTGCCAGCCTTGCCAACCTCGACCCGCAGCCCGAAAGCGTGCCGATTAACCAGTTGGTCAAAGTGGAAGGCACGCCGCTGGCCGATGCCGAAGATTTGGACTGGACGGAATTTGTCCGTACCATCGCCGTCGCACGCATTACCATGCCGCACAGTTACGTCCGCCTCTCCGCAGGCCGCAGCAATATGCCGGAATCCATGCAGGCCATGTGTTTCATGGCTGGTGCAAACTCGATTTTCTATGGCGACAAGCTGCTGACTACGGGCAATCCGGATGAAGACGGCGACCGCCTGCTGATGGAAAAATTGAATTTGTATCCGCTGCGCTTTGAATTGGAAGAAGAATACAAAGCCGCGCAGGAAACGCCCAAAATCAAAGTTGACTATTAA